A DNA window from Acidobacteriota bacterium contains the following coding sequences:
- a CDS encoding phosphoglyceromutase — MRHLRITIALFVAGLTAAVFAQSPPAIVLVTLDGARIEEVFGGIDVEIVKAGLKPNQRVEDQPLYQRFWAATPEERRAKLMPFFWGTLMREHGSIAGNPAKQSRVHLVNGHRFSYPGYSEMLTGRAHDDVIKSNDPIQNPYPTVLEYLQKTAGLTSNQVAAFASWDVFSAIVEQTKGAITVNAGFEQFDSPDEEVRRLSQLQFETPTPWDTVRHDAYTFRFAMDHLSRHKPRVLYLALGETDDWAHNGRYDRVLETYTRTDDYLKQLWTWLQSQPEYRGRTHMLITTDHGRGQTPKDWKDHGKDVVGASETWMAFASPSMSRRGEWTRHAPLTIAQVAATLIKWAGGDWKTFDPAAAPPVQ; from the coding sequence ATGAGACACCTCCGAATCACGATCGCGCTCTTCGTCGCAGGGCTGACGGCGGCTGTCTTCGCCCAGTCGCCGCCAGCCATCGTCCTCGTGACCCTCGACGGGGCGCGGATCGAAGAGGTGTTTGGCGGCATCGACGTGGAGATTGTGAAGGCCGGCCTCAAGCCGAATCAGCGCGTCGAGGACCAGCCGCTCTACCAGCGCTTCTGGGCGGCGACGCCGGAGGAACGGCGGGCGAAGCTGATGCCGTTCTTCTGGGGCACGCTGATGCGCGAGCACGGCTCGATTGCCGGCAACCCGGCTAAGCAGAGCCGCGTGCACCTGGTCAACGGTCATCGCTTTTCGTACCCGGGTTACTCGGAGATGCTGACCGGCCGGGCGCACGATGACGTGATCAAGAGCAACGACCCGATTCAGAATCCGTATCCAACCGTGCTCGAGTACCTGCAGAAGACCGCGGGGCTCACCTCGAACCAGGTCGCGGCGTTTGCGTCGTGGGACGTCTTCAGCGCGATTGTCGAACAGACCAAGGGCGCGATCACGGTCAACGCCGGCTTCGAGCAGTTCGACTCGCCGGACGAAGAGGTGCGGCGCCTGAGCCAGCTACAGTTCGAGACGCCGACGCCGTGGGACACCGTGCGGCACGACGCGTACACGTTCCGGTTTGCCATGGACCACCTGTCACGGCACAAGCCGAGAGTGCTGTACCTGGCCCTTGGTGAGACCGACGACTGGGCGCACAACGGCCGCTACGACCGCGTGCTCGAAACCTATACCCGGACTGACGACTACCTGAAGCAGTTGTGGACCTGGTTGCAGTCGCAGCCGGAGTATCGCGGCCGCACCCACATGCTGATCACCACCGACCACGGCCGTGGCCAGACGCCCAAGGATTGGAAGGACCACGGCAAGGATGTCGTCGGCGCCAGTGAAACGTGGATGGCGTTCGCATCGCCGTCAATGTCGCGCCGGGGTGAGTGGACCCGTCACGCCCCGCTGACAATCGCACAGGTGGCCGCAACGCTGATCAAGTGGGCGGGTGGCGACTGGAAAACGTTCGATCCAGCCGCCGCCCCGCCAGTGCAGTAA
- a CDS encoding glutaminyl-peptide cyclotransferase, whose product MRAGSLLMTMAVLACAPTTVAQRQPAPVQGYKLVATYPHDPTAFTQGLVFADGQLYESTGLNGESSVRRVEIASGKVLQQIKIPDEYFAEGLALVGDELLQLTWQHQRGFVYDRKTFAQKRTFAYKGEGWGLAYDAAGGLVMSNGSDTLTFLDPKTQAPVRTLRVRDAGRPVSQLNELEWIEGEIWANVWMTDRIARISPVTGDVKAWVDLATLWPLNQRQPPADVLNGIAYDKTTRRIFVTGKKWPLLYQIAVP is encoded by the coding sequence ATGAGGGCTGGTTCACTGCTGATGACGATGGCCGTTCTCGCCTGCGCCCCCACAACCGTGGCCCAGCGGCAGCCCGCGCCGGTGCAGGGATATAAGCTCGTCGCAACCTATCCGCACGATCCTACGGCGTTCACGCAGGGGCTCGTGTTCGCCGACGGCCAGCTCTACGAGAGTACCGGGCTGAATGGCGAGTCATCTGTCAGGCGGGTGGAAATCGCGTCCGGCAAGGTGCTGCAGCAGATCAAGATTCCCGACGAATACTTCGCAGAGGGCCTGGCACTCGTCGGGGACGAGCTGCTGCAGCTCACCTGGCAGCACCAGCGCGGCTTCGTCTACGACCGCAAGACGTTCGCGCAGAAGCGGACATTTGCCTACAAGGGCGAAGGCTGGGGTTTGGCCTACGACGCTGCCGGCGGCTTGGTGATGAGCAATGGCAGCGATACGCTGACGTTCCTGGATCCGAAGACGCAGGCGCCGGTCCGGACCCTCCGCGTGCGCGATGCGGGGCGGCCGGTGTCACAGCTGAACGAGCTCGAGTGGATCGAGGGTGAGATCTGGGCCAACGTGTGGATGACCGATCGGATTGCGAGGATTTCGCCGGTCACCGGCGACGTCAAGGCCTGGGTGGACCTCGCCACGTTGTGGCCCCTCAACCAGCGCCAGCCGCCCGCAGACGTGCTGAACGGCATCGCCTACGACAAAACCACGCGCCGGATCTTCGTCACCGGCAAGAAGTGGCCGCTCCTTTATCAGATCGCCGTGCCCTGA